The following is a genomic window from Vibrio cyclitrophicus.
AGTCATCAGCTTCTTACTAATTAATTAAACGATAGGAAATATCATGAACAAATCACTTATCGCTCTTGTACTTGCTACTGTTTTAGCTGGCTGTTCATCAGGTGGTACATCTGAACCGACACAACCTGAATTTGATGGTGACTACGGTTTTGAAAATATCGATCCCGGTTTCGGGCAAGATGATATCGATAACGATGGCGGTTATGAGAACGTAGACCCTGAATATGGTGTTGATGCACCCGGTCTAAAAGACAAGATTGCACAAGCTGATTTGGGTTTCGTACATATCCCTGAGTTGGGTGATCTTCCATTTTTTAATAAGGATACTGATGAAGCGCACATCGGGGCAGTAAAAGAGCGCTCTAGTGAAGAAGAAACCCTCTATAGCATCTATGTGGATGACAAGCGTGTTGGTGAAATCATCATTCGTGATAACTATGTCACGATTAGCTCTGGAGACAAGATGATCTCAGGCAGAAAAGATTCCATCACTTATGCCGACAATGATTACACCTTCTGGACTGTGCGAGATACAAGTGGAAATGTAGTTGGTGACTTTAAACGTCTCGATGACGGTGTTTGGGTATTCCGTGAGGAGATGAGCAGAGAAACATTTGTGGTGAAGTATCACAACGGCCAATGGAACTTCATCCCAGTAGCAGAGATAAAGAGCAAGGTAAAAGATAACTTACCTTCGCAAGCAGCCGTTACCAAAGTTCGAGCAAAGATACAGGCAAACAAGCTTCGTACGCTGAAGTAATCATTCTTAATAAAACAGAACTGCCGGGCATTCAAACAGTACGTTTGGTGCCCTTCTTTTCCTACCAATATTTCTACGTAGCTCTTTCAGTAAAATGCTTCAATCTTTCAAGGATGATTCGAATTACGTGACCAATTTAATGGTTGTCTAGGTTTATACCGAGATCGCCAATATTCTGTAAACATAAGCGAGTGATCAAATGACCATCAAAAACCTTCCTCTATTGGCTCTAACCGCTTTATTGTTGTTATCTATTACCAATGTTCACGCTTATGAGCAAAATCAAGATGAAACCGCGATTACATTTGGTCTATCTGCTGAACGTGGTTGGCGTGATTGGTCTGCTTCTTACATCAAATACCGTGGTGTTGGTTCTCTGGGGTATGGCTTTGAATTTACACGCTCTGCATACAATGATGACACCTCTTCTTATGAATACAAACAACGCGACAATGAATACCAGTTTCACGTCCCTATTGGTATAACCGAAAACCTTTACATAACACCGGGCTACGGCATTAAACGCACCCATACTGATGTCACATTTGATAGGAACAAGTTCTCAGACAGTTCAACCAAACAAGTTGGCGGCTTAGATGCAACCTACATTATGGACAGTGGTTTTGTGGTAACGGCCGGTTTCGACAAAGCAGAAGGTGAAGACTTGGAGTTTTCAATTGGTGCAGGTATCGCATGGTAAGCGAAGTTTTTGGAATAATGGTCAACACAGAAAAACAAAAAAGGCCTAGATTTTTCTAGGCCTTTTCTAGTAATAACGCTTGGTAACTCAGTATTGGCAAGTGACACCAAGGATTAGCGAGTTACTCCAACAATTATTCTTCGATGTAAAAAGCTTCTACAGTGCCTTTTAGAGTAATAAGCATTGGTTGACCAAAGCGATCTAGCGCTTTAGGTGAAGGGATCTTAACCCAACCTTCGCTGATGCAGTATTCTTCAACATCAGTACGCTCTTTACCATTTAGACGAATGCCGATTGGGTATTCGAAACACTCAGCAACGTGGTGTGGGCTGCGTGGGTTACCTGCAAGATGATCTGGTAAAGCTGGTCTTGAATTAGTATCGCTCATGTTCATTACCTGTATGTACGTAAATAAAAAAAGTGCGTCATTCTAGTCAATATAGGCTTTGTGCTCAACAACTGCTGCAATAAATCGTAGTGATCGTTTTAATCAACAGCTAGTTGTTTGATTTAAAGGCGATATCAACACAAATTTCATCGATACATTAACAAATTTGCGGCAAGCCATAATTCTCTAACCTAGGCAGCTAGGCCGATAAATGGGATAGCACACAACTGGCGACTCTATGGATTGAATTAATATTTAAGAACAAAAACGCCAATATAATATTGGCGTTTGCGTTTTGGCTATATGTGCTTCGAAACACGTGATAAACAAATATGCTGCGAACAAATACCACAACATTGTTCACATACAGAATCTAAGCTTTTTCTAGCTCGTTCTGTGAGTTTTCGAGAAGCGCATCTACGATCTCTTGAGAACGAACAGCCAACACAGAAAGAAGCGTATCACTCAGGCCATGAGAAGATTCACAACACCCCTGCAGGAAGATCTTAACTTCACAACTTGGCTTCATGTCTAATTGGTATGAACGCGCTACCGATTTACTATCAATCAAGGGTTCAATCGAGCTGAGCATTTGGTTGAACTCATCGTAACGATAGCCCGTAGCAAGAATGATCGCATCGTATTCCTTCCATAACTGTGTTTTGTTTATCGTGTCATTCAGACGCAACGCTACTTTGTCATCTTTCATAGCAACTTCTTGGATGTCATGACAACGTAGATGTTGATGGTTACCCTCACCAGTTACTTTTTGCAAATAAAGCAGCTCGTAAATGGCGTTAAGTTCTTCTGTATCCACAACTGAATAGTTAGTCGCGCTAAATCGAGAAAGGATGTGGTCACGCTGCTCTTGCGTGCTTTCATACATGTGATCGGTAAACTCAGGATCAAACACCTCGTTTACAAACGGACTGTCATCAGCCGGGTGCAATGCAAAGCGGCGGTTAACCATGTGAACTTCACCATCAGCATAACGATTGGTGAGATCAACGAATATTTCAGCAGCACTTTGCCCAGCACCCACGATCGCGATTTTTGGCTCTGAGTTTGGCTTAAAGGTTTCACGCCACGCTTTGTACTTCGAGGAGTGGATGATTTGTTCGTTATCATGGCCTTCAAACAGTTTTGGAAGTTTCGGCATCCCGCCCATACCGACAATAAGGTTCTTAGCGATTCGAACCGTCTGGTTGCCGTGTATATCGGTAGAGGTAACTTTTACTTTTGAGCTTTGACCATTTTCATCAATCGCTTCAATATCAATGACTCGCTGGCCGTAATTTACACGTTCTGAAAATTGATTAGCAACCCAAGTCAGATAGTCGTTAAACTCAACACGAGAAGGGTTCATACTACCTAAGTTAATAAACGCATTAAGCCTATCTTTGGTGTGCAAATAATTAACGAATGAATAAGGACTGGTTGGATTTCGTAGTGTCACCAGATCTTTCAAACAAGATATTTGCATTCTTGTTCCATCTAACAACATACCACCGTGCCATTCAAAATGAGGCTTTTGCTCCAAGAAGCAATAACTTAAGCCTTTATCTTTAGCTTGCTCTTCCAAAGCAATAGCTATCGATAAATTAGCAGGACCAAAGCCCACTCCGAGAACATCATATTCCTTAATTTGTTTCGTCATGTATAACCTCATGAAAATTTTGCAGGCGCAAACAAGCGCCCTATTCCGACTCCTTGTTTCAGTACAAACTGCTCTCGATTAGAACTCGTTACTGAAAAAGCTGTCTTTTAACTGACACATTAAAGCCGCACGCTTATGCGGAAATTCAAATTCTTTAACTTTGGCAAAGCCGTATTTTTGTAGATACCCAATCATTTTGTTGTTATCGGCTCTTGGCTCGCTAACAATCTTTTCTGTGCGAGGATCCGATAGATAGATGAAGTGACAAACAGAAGGCAACCAAGCAGCAACTTTATGTGCTCCGCGGTGAGACTCTTCGCCTACCAACATATGTATCCCACGATCGTAGTCGCCAGCTGCATAGTAAGGCGCGATACGATCTTCTTTTGTCCAATACACTTCGATATAAGCAAAAGGCTGGTTGTCTAAACATACAATTAGCAGTTGATTTTTATGGTTTTTGCAGGATTCTTCTAAATAAAACTTGTGCTCTTCTAACGAACCAGTCTGTTCCCAGAAATTGGCAACACGCTTTGTGTTCTGCCATTTAT
Proteins encoded in this region:
- a CDS encoding lipoprotein, coding for MNKSLIALVLATVLAGCSSGGTSEPTQPEFDGDYGFENIDPGFGQDDIDNDGGYENVDPEYGVDAPGLKDKIAQADLGFVHIPELGDLPFFNKDTDEAHIGAVKERSSEEETLYSIYVDDKRVGEIIIRDNYVTISSGDKMISGRKDSITYADNDYTFWTVRDTSGNVVGDFKRLDDGVWVFREEMSRETFVVKYHNGQWNFIPVAEIKSKVKDNLPSQAAVTKVRAKIQANKLRTLK
- a CDS encoding DUF3297 family protein, which codes for MSDTNSRPALPDHLAGNPRSPHHVAECFEYPIGIRLNGKERTDVEEYCISEGWVKIPSPKALDRFGQPMLITLKGTVEAFYIEE
- a CDS encoding lysine N(6)-hydroxylase/L-ornithine N(5)-oxygenase family protein encodes the protein MTKQIKEYDVLGVGFGPANLSIAIALEEQAKDKGLSYCFLEQKPHFEWHGGMLLDGTRMQISCLKDLVTLRNPTSPYSFVNYLHTKDRLNAFINLGSMNPSRVEFNDYLTWVANQFSERVNYGQRVIDIEAIDENGQSSKVKVTSTDIHGNQTVRIAKNLIVGMGGMPKLPKLFEGHDNEQIIHSSKYKAWRETFKPNSEPKIAIVGAGQSAAEIFVDLTNRYADGEVHMVNRRFALHPADDSPFVNEVFDPEFTDHMYESTQEQRDHILSRFSATNYSVVDTEELNAIYELLYLQKVTGEGNHQHLRCHDIQEVAMKDDKVALRLNDTINKTQLWKEYDAIILATGYRYDEFNQMLSSIEPLIDSKSVARSYQLDMKPSCEVKIFLQGCCESSHGLSDTLLSVLAVRSQEIVDALLENSQNELEKA